A genomic window from Sphingomonas taxi includes:
- a CDS encoding TetR/AcrR family transcriptional regulator — protein MTKAAPTFVPRRGRPTAKQVEAIDNALIATARRHFLENGFDAVAMEAIAFELGVSKTTLYGRFPSKEALFHAIVEDAVARWSAEASEADSELTDDIDQRLRHHVRVIARSHDNPEVQAFQRIIVSTAGRFPELAKSMHDVGSLYIINLIARDIRDAAARDGIPARDPESIATRIVASMTGWYLQQSLIRTVSNAEFDAYGERTVDIIMAARAIW, from the coding sequence ATGACCAAGGCTGCTCCGACATTCGTACCCCGCCGCGGCCGGCCGACGGCCAAGCAGGTCGAGGCGATCGACAATGCGCTGATCGCCACCGCGCGCCGCCATTTTCTGGAAAACGGCTTCGATGCGGTCGCGATGGAAGCGATCGCCTTCGAACTCGGCGTGTCCAAGACGACGCTATACGGTCGCTTCCCCTCGAAGGAGGCGCTGTTCCACGCGATCGTCGAGGATGCGGTCGCGCGATGGTCGGCGGAGGCGTCCGAGGCCGATAGCGAACTGACCGACGACATCGACCAGCGGCTGCGCCACCATGTCCGCGTCATCGCCCGGTCGCACGACAATCCCGAGGTGCAGGCGTTCCAGCGGATCATCGTTTCGACCGCCGGCCGCTTTCCGGAACTCGCCAAATCGATGCACGACGTCGGCTCGCTCTACATCATCAACCTGATCGCTCGGGACATCCGCGACGCCGCCGCAAGAGACGGCATTCCCGCGCGCGATCCGGAAAGCATCGCCACGCGCATCGTCGCGTCGATGACGGGCTGGTATCTCCAGCAAAGCCTGATCCGGACCGTCAGCAACGCGGAATTCGACGCTTACGGCGAGCGGACGGTGGACATCATCATGGCCGCCCGCGCGATCTGGTGA
- a CDS encoding LysR substrate-binding domain-containing protein — translation MDRFFDRANGALALRHDARLLHSKSRPEAWETWSTCNGVALPVRPWQMLEHVYLILQAAAAGLGVAMGWWHMARDEIASGVLAAPIGFVADGSRYLLLSSEAASPRVIRSREALLDWMHRFG, via the coding sequence GTGGACCGCTTTTTCGACCGAGCCAACGGCGCCTTGGCTCTGCGGCACGATGCGCGCCTGCTTCATTCGAAGTCGCGCCCGGAAGCTTGGGAGACTTGGAGCACGTGCAACGGTGTGGCGCTCCCGGTTAGGCCATGGCAAATGTTGGAGCACGTCTATCTCATTCTGCAAGCGGCGGCCGCCGGCCTCGGCGTCGCGATGGGATGGTGGCACATGGCACGCGATGAGATCGCCAGCGGCGTGCTGGCAGCACCAATCGGCTTCGTGGCCGATGGATCGCGCTATCTGCTGCTGTCGTCGGAAGCTGCGTCACCGCGTGTAATTCGATCGCGCGAGGCGTTGCTGGATTGGATGCACCGCTTCGGCTGA
- a CDS encoding LysR family transcriptional regulator, whose translation MQTLAVAEYLNFRHAASAIGVSQSSVSARIKALEETLGILLFERHARGVRLTEAGRHFVERVSVGIDQLDQAVRTASMVARGEHGRLRVGVHALIQGSFLATLIERYREQHSGIEVEIIEGAARENVMRLRADRLDATFVAGSPAFPDCHARRLWSERLLVALPAHHRLADEAGVTWAELANEAFIVRHRGAGQQVHDHIIMRLAGAAVDMSIRRFDVEHITLMTMVAQGYGLSIVGEAKTLLHTSGVIFRPIFDEPETLSCSVVWSPHNRGLGLRNLLELAGRMSSYDQFIIDATAF comes from the coding sequence GTGCAAACGCTTGCCGTTGCAGAGTATCTCAACTTCCGCCACGCCGCGAGCGCAATAGGAGTTAGCCAGTCCAGCGTCAGCGCACGCATCAAAGCGCTGGAGGAAACCCTGGGCATCCTCCTGTTCGAGCGTCATGCGCGAGGTGTCCGCCTGACGGAAGCCGGCCGGCATTTCGTCGAGCGGGTGAGTGTCGGCATCGATCAACTCGACCAGGCAGTCAGGACCGCCAGCATGGTGGCGCGCGGGGAGCACGGTCGCCTGCGCGTCGGCGTCCACGCACTCATCCAAGGGAGCTTCCTAGCCACCTTGATCGAGCGTTACCGGGAGCAGCATTCAGGAATCGAGGTAGAGATCATTGAGGGGGCCGCGCGCGAGAACGTGATGCGGCTTCGAGCGGACAGGCTGGATGCGACCTTCGTGGCAGGTTCACCGGCGTTTCCCGACTGCCATGCACGCAGACTGTGGAGCGAACGGCTTCTCGTCGCGCTGCCCGCACACCATAGACTTGCGGATGAAGCGGGCGTGACATGGGCCGAACTTGCCAACGAAGCATTCATCGTTCGGCACAGAGGCGCCGGGCAGCAGGTGCACGACCATATCATTATGCGCCTCGCCGGCGCGGCAGTGGATATGTCCATCCGGCGCTTCGACGTCGAGCACATCACACTGATGACGATGGTCGCGCAGGGGTATGGTTTGAGCATTGTCGGCGAGGCGAAAACGCTTCTTCATACTTCCGGTGTGATATTTCGGCCAATCTTCGACGAGCCGGAAACACTCTCCTGCTCGGTAGTCTGGTCTCCACACAACCGAGGTCTAGGACTTCGAAATCTGCTCGAACTTGCAGGACGGATGAGTAGCTACGATCAGTTCATAATTGACGCTACCGCCTTTTAA
- a CDS encoding IS6 family transposase, which produces MPRPRKPASPFRYFNSSPEVIRLVVLMYVRFPLSLRNVEDLLFERGIDICHETVRLWWNRFGPIFASDIRQQRVSRMRGFRHWRWHLDEMYVKLNGEMVYLWRAVDHEGEVLESYVTKARDKAAALTFMRKALKRHGSPDKITTDGLRSYGAAMNELGCRDRQEVGRWANNRVENSHLAFRRRERAMLRFRQMKTLQKFASVHANVHNHFSLERHLIDRQAYRERRSAALAEWQALVS; this is translated from the coding sequence ATGCCCCGCCCGCGCAAGCCCGCCAGCCCGTTTCGCTACTTCAACTCGTCACCTGAGGTGATCCGGTTGGTGGTGCTGATGTACGTGCGTTTTCCGTTGTCGCTACGGAACGTAGAGGACCTGCTGTTCGAGCGGGGAATCGACATCTGCCACGAGACAGTGCGCCTCTGGTGGAACAGGTTCGGGCCGATATTTGCCAGCGATATCCGCCAACAGCGGGTGAGCCGAATGCGCGGCTTTCGCCATTGGCGTTGGCACCTGGACGAGATGTACGTGAAGCTGAATGGCGAGATGGTCTACCTGTGGCGGGCGGTCGATCATGAAGGCGAGGTGCTAGAAAGCTACGTCACCAAGGCCCGTGACAAGGCGGCAGCGCTGACCTTCATGAGGAAAGCGCTCAAGCGTCATGGATCGCCAGATAAGATCACCACCGACGGCCTGCGCAGCTACGGCGCTGCGATGAATGAGCTGGGCTGCCGCGATCGGCAGGAGGTGGGTCGCTGGGCCAACAACCGGGTTGAGAACAGCCACTTGGCGTTCCGACGACGAGAGCGGGCGATGCTGAGGTTCCGGCAGATGAAGACGCTGCAAAAGTTCGCCTCTGTGCACGCTAACGTCCACAACCACTTCAGCCTGGAACGACACCTCATCGACCGACAAGCCTATCGAGAGCGACGCTCCGCCGCGCTGGCGGAGTGGCAGGCGCTTGTCAGCTAA
- a CDS encoding aspartate/glutamate racemase family protein, whose protein sequence is MKMIGLIGGMSWESSAAYYRIVNEGVRDRLGPTASARCLLWSFNFAEIEDLQHKGDWPGLTTRMVDAARRLEAGGAGVLLICTNTMHRMASDVQAAVSVPLLHIADPTAERIKAAGFRKVGLLGTAFTMEHAFYKGRLTDQHGLDVIIPNEEDRAIVHRIIYEELVAGKVLPSSREDYRAIIARLVENGAEAVILGCTEIMLLIQPEDSQVPIFDTTALHAAAAIELALSR, encoded by the coding sequence ATGAAGATGATCGGCCTGATCGGTGGCATGAGCTGGGAAAGTTCCGCCGCGTACTACCGCATCGTCAACGAGGGAGTGCGGGACCGGCTCGGCCCGACCGCATCTGCCCGGTGCCTCCTGTGGTCATTCAATTTCGCAGAAATCGAGGATTTGCAACATAAGGGCGATTGGCCGGGCCTGACGACGCGTATGGTCGACGCGGCACGGCGCCTTGAAGCGGGCGGTGCGGGCGTGCTGCTGATCTGCACTAATACCATGCACCGTATGGCGTCCGACGTGCAGGCGGCGGTGAGCGTGCCCCTGCTCCATATCGCCGATCCCACAGCCGAACGCATAAAAGCGGCCGGCTTCAGGAAGGTCGGACTACTCGGTACCGCGTTCACAATGGAACACGCCTTCTACAAGGGACGGCTCACCGATCAGCACGGTCTTGATGTCATCATTCCGAATGAAGAGGATCGTGCCATTGTACATCGCATCATCTATGAGGAACTGGTCGCGGGTAAGGTCCTGCCGTCATCCCGTGAGGATTACCGCGCGATCATTGCCAGACTGGTCGAGAATGGCGCGGAGGCGGTGATCTTGGGATGCACCGAAATCATGTTGCTGATCCAACCGGAAGACAGTCAGGTGCCGATCTTCGACACTACCGCTCTACATGCGGCAGCGGCGATCGAATTAGCGTTGTCCCGCTAA
- the lldD gene encoding FMN-dependent L-lactate dehydrogenase LldD yields the protein MKAASAIDYRELARRRLPHFLFEYIDGGSYAEVTLRRNVADLEDIALRQRVLTDVSTLDLSTTLFGRSQRLPIALAPIGLAGMNARRGEVQAARAAQTAGVPFCLSTVSACPIDEVAAATSQPFWFQLYMIRDRGFMRDLLAQAKAAQCSALVFTVDMPVPGSRYRDYRSGLAGASGFMGGARRAVQSMLRPAWAYDVGIRGRPHQLGNVAPVLGKNTGLEDFFAWMRNNFDPTVSWKDLEFIRDTWDGPLIIKGILDVEDARAAADLGADGIVVSNHGGRQLDGVPSTARALPPIADAVRDRLTVLADGGVRSGLDVVRMLALGAHGVLLGRAWVYALAAAGEKGVDHMLKLIEAEMRVAMALTSSTSIDRITREKLVVDTRR from the coding sequence ATGAAGGCAGCTTCCGCGATCGATTATCGCGAACTGGCGCGACGCCGCCTGCCGCATTTTCTGTTCGAGTACATCGACGGGGGGAGCTACGCAGAGGTCACGTTGCGGCGGAATGTCGCTGATCTGGAAGACATTGCGTTGCGACAGCGCGTGCTGACCGACGTCTCGACGCTGGACCTGTCGACGACGCTGTTCGGACGCAGCCAACGTCTGCCGATCGCCCTGGCGCCGATCGGGTTGGCAGGGATGAACGCGCGCCGGGGTGAGGTCCAAGCTGCTCGTGCTGCGCAGACGGCAGGCGTGCCATTCTGCCTTTCTACGGTTTCAGCATGCCCGATAGACGAGGTTGCCGCTGCCACGTCGCAGCCCTTCTGGTTCCAGCTTTACATGATCCGCGACCGTGGCTTCATGCGTGATTTGTTAGCTCAGGCAAAAGCAGCCCAGTGTTCCGCGTTGGTGTTCACGGTGGACATGCCGGTCCCAGGCTCCCGCTATCGCGACTATCGCTCTGGATTGGCGGGAGCGTCGGGTTTCATGGGTGGCGCCCGACGTGCAGTGCAGTCGATGCTTCGGCCTGCTTGGGCCTATGACGTCGGTATAAGGGGACGACCACATCAACTAGGCAACGTCGCACCCGTCCTGGGCAAGAATACCGGGTTGGAAGATTTCTTCGCTTGGATGCGAAATAACTTCGACCCGACTGTCTCGTGGAAAGATCTGGAGTTCATTCGAGATACCTGGGACGGACCGTTGATCATCAAGGGCATCTTGGACGTCGAGGATGCGCGAGCTGCGGCTGATCTTGGCGCGGACGGGATCGTGGTTTCAAATCACGGTGGCCGGCAGCTCGACGGCGTTCCGTCGACGGCTCGAGCGCTGCCGCCGATCGCTGACGCGGTGCGCGATCGGTTGACGGTGTTGGCCGATGGAGGCGTTAGATCTGGTCTGGACGTTGTTCGAATGCTCGCGCTTGGTGCGCACGGCGTGTTGCTCGGGCGAGCGTGGGTCTATGCGTTGGCAGCAGCAGGGGAAAAGGGCGTCGACCACATGTTGAAGCTGATCGAAGCCGAAATGCGCGTTGCAATGGCATTGACGAGTTCGACGAGTATCGATCGCATAACGAGAGAAAAACTCGTCGTCGATACTCGTCGGTAG
- a CDS encoding SDR family NAD(P)-dependent oxidoreductase, which yields MLLVGKTVLVTGASAGIGRATAIAAARHGADVAINFLGSEDEAASCVAAITALGRKAIAVAGDVADPATASDFVTRAAEALGRVDVFVNNAGICPFHAFLDMPVETFERTMRVNLHGAYFMVQAAANQMMRQGQGGAIVAVSSISALVGGEYQTHYTPTKAGVHSLMQSTAIALGRHGIRCNSVLPGTILTDINKEDLADPEKRARMAQRIPLGRLGEPDDIAGPIVFLASDLARYVTGAALLVDGGAFVNLQ from the coding sequence ATGCTGCTAGTAGGAAAGACCGTACTCGTGACCGGGGCATCGGCTGGGATCGGACGGGCGACCGCGATTGCCGCCGCACGACACGGTGCTGACGTTGCGATCAATTTTCTTGGCAGCGAGGACGAGGCGGCATCGTGCGTGGCGGCGATTACCGCCTTGGGGCGCAAGGCTATCGCGGTGGCGGGCGACGTAGCCGACCCGGCGACCGCGAGCGACTTCGTGACCCGCGCTGCCGAAGCGCTGGGGCGGGTCGATGTATTCGTCAACAATGCCGGCATCTGCCCGTTCCATGCGTTTCTCGACATGCCCGTGGAGACGTTCGAACGAACGATGCGCGTAAATCTTCACGGCGCCTATTTCATGGTGCAGGCTGCGGCCAACCAGATGATGCGTCAGGGGCAGGGGGGTGCCATCGTCGCCGTGTCATCCATCTCCGCGCTCGTCGGAGGCGAGTATCAGACCCATTACACGCCGACCAAGGCGGGCGTGCATTCGCTGATGCAGTCGACGGCAATCGCGCTTGGTCGTCACGGTATTCGGTGTAACTCGGTATTGCCGGGGACGATCCTCACCGACATCAACAAGGAAGATCTTGCCGATCCGGAGAAGCGCGCGCGGATGGCGCAGCGCATACCGCTTGGGAGGCTTGGCGAACCGGACGACATCGCAGGTCCGATCGTGTTCCTTGCGTCCGACCTAGCCCGCTACGTCACCGGCGCGGCGTTGCTGGTGGATGGCGGCGCATTTGTGAACCTGCAATGA
- a CDS encoding IclR family transcriptional regulator, producing the protein MKIMASTEPLTNTDKETTVGAGSQTLMRGLDVIEAIAQEVLGLPELADRLALTKSTTHRLASALVERGYLAFTPRAGYRLGPKLLELGALAHVQADIIQVARLHLEALSASTEDTVHLGVLEGDRALYLDKMPGRRRITISSRVGDRQPLTSTGLGKALMLDHPPKYWRARFDADQAEGSHPADWTVWESRMRSYVDAGRAFDLEENEDQIRCVAAPVRDAKGVIVGAISVSSAAQYMSDERMGELSKTVSDAADAVSRDLGWTASLPKN; encoded by the coding sequence ATGAAAATCATGGCGTCAACAGAACCGCTCACGAACACGGACAAGGAAACCACGGTCGGGGCGGGTAGCCAGACCCTGATGCGCGGTCTCGATGTGATCGAGGCGATCGCACAGGAGGTCCTGGGGCTCCCTGAGCTGGCTGACCGTCTGGCGCTGACCAAGAGTACGACGCATCGGTTGGCGAGTGCGCTGGTGGAGCGCGGCTATCTCGCCTTCACGCCGCGTGCCGGGTATCGGCTTGGACCGAAGCTGCTCGAACTCGGCGCGTTGGCCCATGTCCAGGCTGACATCATCCAGGTTGCCCGACTCCATCTGGAAGCTCTGTCCGCATCGACCGAGGACACCGTCCATCTCGGTGTTCTCGAAGGCGACCGTGCGCTGTATCTCGACAAGATGCCGGGCCGGCGCCGGATAACCATTTCTAGCCGAGTGGGCGATCGACAGCCGCTGACATCGACCGGGCTCGGCAAGGCGCTGATGCTCGATCATCCCCCTAAATACTGGCGCGCTCGCTTCGATGCCGATCAGGCCGAGGGATCGCACCCTGCCGACTGGACGGTGTGGGAGAGCCGGATGCGAAGCTATGTGGATGCCGGCCGCGCGTTCGATCTCGAAGAAAATGAGGACCAGATCCGCTGCGTTGCGGCGCCGGTTCGCGATGCGAAGGGCGTCATCGTCGGGGCGATCAGCGTATCGAGTGCCGCGCAGTACATGAGCGACGAGCGAATGGGCGAACTATCGAAAACGGTATCCGATGCAGCCGACGCCGTCAGCCGCGACCTTGGCTGGACCGCCTCGCTACCGAAGAATTAG